The following are encoded in a window of Carya illinoinensis cultivar Pawnee chromosome 15, C.illinoinensisPawnee_v1, whole genome shotgun sequence genomic DNA:
- the LOC122296970 gene encoding disease resistance protein RPV1-like: MTFSIAFQLGASSSSSSPSIFQWNHDVFLSFKGKDVRHNFISHLNRALRQSGIKTYMDGIDLERREQISSELFKAIEESQISIIVFYKNYVESRWCLDELLKILECKKVMKQIVLPIFYKEALEEVANLSGLEYLAIRFSQKYVNTLIFPQQKQVGGLIQLQNTLLSEILGTRLDINDVDRGIGVIWHRLQSKMILLILDDVDEMVQLEKLAGNRAWLGSGSRVIITTRDQHLLDNSKVDLKYEVRTLNVNKALQLFSLYAFEKNEPLKDFVDLSKQVTNYAQGLPLASTVLGSDLKGRSIHQWKSTLDKYKSIPNQNIQRIL, translated from the exons ATGACTTTTTCCATTGCCTTTCAATTAGGagcttcttcctcctcttcatctCCTTCCATTTTTCAATGGAATCATGATGTATTCTTGAGCTTTAAAGGTAAAGATGTTCGTCACAACTTTATTTCTCATCTAAATCGTGCTTTGCGTCAAAGTGGAATCAAGACTTACATGGATGGCATCGACCTTGAAAGACGAGAACAAATTTCATCAGAACTTTTCAAAGCTATTGAAGAGTCACAAATTTCAATCATTGTATTCTATAAAAACTATGTAGAATCTAGATGGTGCTTAGACGAGCTATTGAAGATTCTTGAAtgtaagaaagtaatgaaacAAATTGTTTTACCGATATTCTATAAG GAAGCTTTAGAAGAAGTAGCCAATTTGTCTGGTTTGGAATATTTAGCCATCCG gttttcacaaaaATATGTCAATACACTCATTTTTCCTCAACAAAAACAAGTGGGAGGTCTTATTCAGCTACAAAATACACTTCTTTCAGAGATCTTAGGAACAAGATTGGATATTAATGATGTTGATAGAGGAATCGGTGTAATTTGGCATAGACTTCAATCTAAAATGATTCTACTcattcttgatgatgtggatgaaATGGTCCAACTAGAAAAATTAGCTGGAAATCGTGCTTGGCTTGGTTCAGGAAGTAGAGTCATCataacaacaagagatcaacaTTTACTAGATAACTCTAAAGTTGATTTAAAATACGAGGTGAGGACTTTGAATGTCAATAAAGCTCTTCAACTGTTTAGCTTGTATGCTTTCGAGAAAAACGAACCATTGAAGGATTTTGTTGATCTCTCCAAACAAGTAACAAACTATGCTCAGggtcttccactagcttcaaCAGTGCTAGGTTCGGATCTAAAAGGCCGAAGTATACATCAATGGAAAAGTACATTGGACAAGTATAAAAGCATTCCCAACCAAAACATTCAGAGAATACTTTGA